The following proteins are encoded in a genomic region of Populus trichocarpa isolate Nisqually-1 chromosome 13, P.trichocarpa_v4.1, whole genome shotgun sequence:
- the LOC18104223 gene encoding protein terminal ear1: MFPTDGNSTSLNPEAPEFFPHSYLENDMVAPSHNVVNYTDQDLPNFSFLPAINQNPSSYYYYHCYSTSGPSSHPYPYYTDTDYQYPSNAQYCVTYAHNHNLLVSTVLTKPSPIMAVSEEMQAQDEPKKDMQQLVTARVSTGSKKRGECNRYVGSFNGREGRYRGHEKKHAKKEYLRAKSSGSSRNRERQYSSTGRNVRSCGGANSRQKHSVFPVLPDGQDTTVMIRNIPNRYTREMLMEFLDRHCMMENEKAKKHQNSDSAKEAIVSAFDFLYLPIDFEREANKGYAFVNFTDARAAWKFYLSTNHQAWDVFQSSKIREIACARLQGKEQLVRHFEKSTFECDSDEYLPVSFSPARDGSRAVVEQRAVGRRISNKI, encoded by the exons ATGTTTCCTACTGATGGAAACAGTACCAGCCTGAATCCAGAAGCACCTGAGTTCTTTCCTCATAGTTACCTTGAAAACGACATGGTTGCACCTTCGCATAATGTTGTTAACTATACTGACCAAGATCTCCCAAATTTCTCGTTTCTTCCTGCAATAAATCAAAACCCATCTTCTTATTACTACTACCACTGCTACTCTACATCAGGGCCATCTTCTCATCCTTATCCTTACTATACTGACACCGATTATCAATATCCTAGCAATGCACAGTACTGCGTTACGTATGCTCACAACCATAACCTCTTGGTCTCTACAGTACTGACCAAGCCAAGCCCTATCATGGCAGTCTCTGAGGAAATGCAAGCCCAAGATGAGCCCAAAAAGGACATGCAACAGTTGGTGACTGCAAGGGTTAGCACAGGAAGTAAAAAGAGAGGAGAGTGTAACAGATATGTTGGTTCTTTTAATGGGAGAGAAGGGAGGTATAGAGGGCACGAAAAAAAACATGCCAAGAAGGAATATTTGAGAGCCAAGTCTAGTGGAAGTAGTAGAAATCGCGAGAGGCAATATTCTTCCACCGGAAGGAATGTGAGATCTTGTGGTGGTGCCAATTCTAGGCAGAAGCATTCTGTGTTCCCTGTGCTGCCCGATGGCCAAGATACCACAGTTATGATCAGGAACATTCCCAATAGATACAC CCGTGAAATGTTAATGGAATTCCTTGACAGACATTGCATGATGGAGAATGAAAAGGCAAAGAAGCATCAAAATTCTGACTCTGCCAAGGAGGCAATTGTGTCAGCTTTCGATTTCCTGTATCTGCCTATTGACTTCGA AAGAGAGGCCAACAAAGGCTATGCTTTTGTTAACTTCACAGATGCAAGAGCTGCGTGGAAGTTTTACCTTTCCACCAACCATCAAGCATGGGATGTATTCCAGTCCAGCAAGATACGTGAGATAGCCTGTGCTAGGCTTCAG GGAAAGGAGCAGCTAGTGAGGCATTTTGAGAAGTCAACTTTTGAATGCGACTCTGATGAGTATTTACCAGTAAGTTTCAGCCCAGCCAGAGATGGTTCAAGGGCAGTGGTGGAGCAAAGGGCAGTGGGTAGACGTATTAGTAACAAAATCTAG